CAATCACCACCGATTCCTTTGGCACATCCTGGTGCATGCCGTGGTTCCCGGTTTCCACCTGGCGGATCGCATCAACCGTCTCCATCCCGTCGACGACCTTGCCGAATACGGCGTAGCCGTAACCCATGGCCGATTCATTCTGGTGATTGAGGAAATCGTTGTCGACGGTGTTGATGAAAAACTGGGCGGTGGCGCTGTCGACAACCTGGGTCCGGGCCATTGCCAGGGTGCCACGCTTGTTGGTCAGGCCGTTGGTCGCTTCATTCTTGATCTGTGCCTTGGTCTTTTTCTGGCTCATATCCGGGTTCATGCCGCCGCCCTGAATCATGAAATCGGCAATCACCCGATGAAAGATGGTGCCGTCATAGAAACCGTCCTTGACATAACCGAGAAAATTTTCGGTTGAAATCGGCGCATTCTCAGCATCGAGTTCGACCGTAATTTCACCCATACTGGTCTCAAGTTTAACCTGCGGGTTTGAATCGCTCATTTG
The window above is part of the Desulfuromonas sp. genome. Proteins encoded here:
- a CDS encoding peptidyl-prolyl cis-trans isomerase A, yielding MSDSNPQVKLETSMGEITVELDAENAPISTENFLGYVKDGFYDGTIFHRVIADFMIQGGGMNPDMSQKKTKAQIKNEATNGLTNKRGTLAMARTQVVDSATAQFFINTVDNDFLNHQNESAMGYGYAVFGKVVDGMETVDAIRQVETGNHGMHQDVPKESVVIEKATVISNQ